In Amaranthus tricolor cultivar Red isolate AtriRed21 chromosome 3, ASM2621246v1, whole genome shotgun sequence, a single window of DNA contains:
- the LOC130808779 gene encoding probable galacturonosyltransferase-like 1: protein MAPTILLLGFILTFSSTIHPNTALSFKEAPKFYNSPNCLGQDDPIHIAMTLDSTYLRGSMAAILSILHHSTCPDNLRFHFISASSITTNRDLNRTIATSFPYLTYYMYSLNDSTVSGLISTSIRSSLDCPLNYARNYLSTLLPNTVRKVVYLDNDVVLVDDIAKLAATELGEEAVLAAPQYCNANFKNYFTPSFWANPALSMTFEGRNACYFNTGVMVIDLERWRKGDFTTKITEWMELQKRMRIYELGSLPPFLLVFAGKIAPVDHRWNQHGLGGDNFNGLCRDLHPGPVSLLHWSGKGKPWARLDAGRPCPLDSLWAPFDLLQTTSSLDS from the exons ATGGCTCCAACAATCCTCCTCCTCGGGTTTATCCTAACATTCTCTTCAACAATCCACCCAAACACCGCCCTCTCATTCAAAGAAGCCCCAAAATTCTACAACTCACCAAACTGCTTAGGCCAAGATGACCCAATCCACATTGCCATGACCCTAGACTCCACTTACCTCCGTGGCTCAATGGCCGCCATCTTATCCATCCTACACCACTCCACGTGTCCCGACAACCTCCGATTCCACTTCATCTCAGCCTCCTCAATCACAACCAACCGCGATCTTAACCGTACAATCGCAACCTCGTTTCCGTACCTTACATATTACATGTACTCATTAAATGATTCCACAGTTTCTGGTCTTATTTCTACGTCTATACGTTCTTCTCTTGATTGTCCCTTaaattatgctagaaattatttaaGTACTCTGTTGCCAAACACAGTGAGAAAAGTAGTGTATCTTGATAATGATGTTGTGTTGGTGGATGATATTGCTAAACTTGCGGCTACTGAACTTGGTGAGGAAGCCGTGTTAGCTGCGCCTCAATATTGTAACGctaactttaaaaattatttcacgCCTTCTTTTTGGGCTAATCCTGCTTTATCTATGACATTTGAAGGAAGAAATGCTTGCTACTTTAATACCg GTGTAATGGTGATTGATTTAGAGAGGTGGAGAAAAGGAGACTTCACAACAAAAATAACAGAATGGATGGAATTACAAAAGAGGATGAGAATTTATGAGTTGGGGTCTTTGCCACCCTTTTTGTTGGTATTTGCAGGAAAAATAGCACCCGTTGATCATCGTTGGAATCAACATGGGCTTGGTGGTGATAATTTTAATGGGCTTTGTAGGGATCTACATCCAGGCCCAGTTAGTCTTTTGCATTGGAGTGGTAAGGGTAAACCTTGGGCCCGTCTTGATGCTGGTCGACCTTGTCCATTGGACTCTCTTTGGGCCCCATTTGATTTATTACAGACTACTTCTTCACTTGATTC
- the LOC130808611 gene encoding uncharacterized protein LOC130808611 yields the protein MVNGFEESTANTEPNFASSSSNGFEESMKTEQNSTNNNNDAGDFECNICFELAQDPIVTLCGHLFCWPCLYRWLRFHSQSQECPVCKALVQEDKLVPLYGRGKSNSDPRSRPIPGVDIPSRPSGQRPETAPPPPGPEQNYFSGFGLFGGFMPMATARIGNMTMSAGFGGLLPSLFSFQFNGFPHNTMYGAAHGFPYGYPQTLHGNGVHHGHGYGHGHEFQHHHRAASQGQDFLLKNLFLIVGVLVVMALLWS from the coding sequence ATGGTGAATGGGTTTGAAGAATCAACAGCAAACACAGAACCAAATTTTGCAAGTTCTTCGAGTAATGGGTTTGAAGAATCAATGAAAACCGAacaaaattctacaaataataataatgatgctGGTGATTTTGAGTGTAATATATGTTTTGAATTGGCACAAGATCCAATTGTAACCCTTTGTGGGCATCTCTTTTGTTGGCCATGTTTATATAGATGGCTTCGTTTTCATTCTCAATCACAAGAATGTCCTGTTTGTAAAGCCCTTGTTCAGGAAGACAAACTTGTTCCTCTTTATGGTAGAGGAAAATCCAATTCTGACCCTAGATCAAGGCCTATTCCTGGTGTTGATATACCTAGTCGTCCTTCCGGGCAACGACCGGAGACTGCCCCGCCTCCACCTGGGCCTGAACAGAATTATTTTTCTGGGTTTGGGCTTTTTGGTGGGTTTATGCCAATGGCTACTGCTAGGATTGGGAATATGACTATGTCTGCTGGTTTTGGTGGGCTTTTACCGTCATTGTTTAGTTTTCAGTTTAATGGGTTCCCACATAATACTATGTATGGAGCTGCACATGGGTTTCCTTATGGGTATCCTCAAACACTTCATGGTAATGGGGTGCACCATGGTCATGGATACGGACATGGTCACGAGTTTCAGCATCATCACCGTGCAGCAAGTCAAGGGCAAGATTTTCTCCTCAAAAATTTGTTCCTTATTGTTGGTGTTCTTGTGGTGATGGCTCTACTTTGGTCGTAA